In Archangium violaceum, the following are encoded in one genomic region:
- a CDS encoding DUF1826 domain-containing protein codes for MPLSAPRPTLESCVTVSEAADLVAIFEKHVNLCVWERPVDEALAHWLREVCATHDFLEVRQAHVGDPALGGLLTPLPESPGRSRFQQELAGLVELYADLFGAERVGLRLGTFDAPMCPRFHVDRVGVRLLCTYAGPGTEYLEERDARRARLGAPVEGSGGTDDIAWPGAVTRHLAPFAVGLLKGETWPDNEGYGTIHRSPPGSERRLLLSVDLL; via the coding sequence CGTGAGTGAAGCGGCCGACCTGGTCGCCATCTTCGAGAAGCACGTCAATCTCTGCGTCTGGGAGCGCCCCGTGGACGAGGCGCTCGCGCACTGGCTGCGAGAGGTCTGCGCCACCCACGACTTCCTCGAGGTGAGACAGGCGCACGTGGGAGACCCGGCGCTGGGAGGTCTGCTGACGCCACTGCCCGAGTCGCCGGGCCGCTCACGCTTCCAGCAGGAGCTGGCCGGACTGGTGGAGCTGTACGCGGACCTCTTCGGGGCGGAACGCGTGGGGCTGCGGCTGGGCACGTTCGATGCGCCCATGTGTCCCCGCTTCCATGTGGACCGGGTGGGCGTGCGGCTGTTGTGCACCTACGCGGGCCCGGGAACCGAGTACCTCGAGGAGCGCGACGCACGGCGGGCGCGGCTGGGCGCTCCCGTGGAGGGCAGCGGGGGAACGGACGACATCGCATGGCCGGGCGCGGTAACGCGGCACCTCGCCCCTTTCGCCGTGGGGCTGCTCAAGGGCGAGACCTGGCCCGACAACGAGGGGTATGGCACGATCCACCGCTCACCGCCCGGCTCCGAACGCCGGTTGCTCCTGTCCGTGGATCTCCTCTGA
- the infC gene encoding translation initiation factor IF-3 yields the protein MKPISEESHIIRDQRSSRGGSRDQRTNRRIRAREVRVVGADGSQLGVMPLEAALERARSEGLDLVEISPMASPPVCKLMDYGKFKYEEKKKASESKRAQLKVELKEVKLRPKTEEHDYEFKVRNMRRFLEEGNKAKVVIQFRGREITHREQGTAILDDVAKDLKEVAVIEQAPRMEGRLMFMILAPTPKVAQRARELARQAALSAKRAPSAPKSEEPAESAPEADMQQDAHSAAP from the coding sequence CTGAAACCCATTTCGGAGGAAAGTCACATCATACGCGACCAGAGAAGCAGCCGCGGCGGTAGCCGCGACCAGAGAACCAACCGCCGTATCCGCGCTCGCGAGGTCCGCGTCGTGGGAGCCGATGGCTCGCAGCTCGGAGTCATGCCCCTCGAGGCCGCCCTGGAGCGGGCCCGAAGCGAGGGACTCGACCTCGTCGAGATCAGCCCCATGGCCAGTCCGCCGGTCTGCAAGCTGATGGACTACGGCAAGTTCAAGTACGAGGAAAAGAAGAAGGCCTCGGAATCGAAGCGTGCGCAGCTCAAGGTCGAGCTCAAGGAAGTGAAGCTCCGGCCGAAGACGGAGGAGCACGACTACGAGTTCAAGGTCCGCAACATGCGCCGGTTCCTGGAGGAAGGGAACAAGGCGAAGGTCGTCATCCAGTTCCGCGGCAGGGAGATCACGCACCGGGAGCAGGGCACCGCCATCCTGGATGACGTGGCGAAGGACCTGAAGGAAGTGGCGGTGATCGAACAGGCGCCCCGCATGGAAGGGCGTCTGATGTTCATGATCCTCGCTCCCACGCCCAAGGTCGCCCAGCGGGCCCGCGAGCTGGCACGCCAGGCCGCGTTGAGCGCGAAGCGCGCCCCGAGCGCCCCCAAGTCCGAGGAGCCCGCCGAGAGCGCCCCCGAGGCCGACATGCAGCAGGACGCGCACAGCGCGGCGCCTTGA